The genome window ACCTCTCGATCGGGCTGGGGGAGATCCTGGATGCCGCGATCGGGCTGTTTCGGGCCGACCGGGGGACGATCCAGACGCTCGAGGCCCGCCGCAACGTCCTGCGGTACGTCGCTTCGCGGGGCTTTGACGAGGCGGCCCTCCGCACCATCCCGCCGATCGACCGGGATTTTCACTCGACGTGCGCGGCCACGATCCGGACCGGGGAGCGGGTGGTCGTGGCCGACCTGCAGTCTGCCCCGGAGTGGGCGGCCCACGCCCCCACGGCCGCGTCGCTCGGCTACCGGGCCGCGGTCAGCGTCCCGATGAAGACCCGCCGGGACGAGCTGCTCGGGGTCCTGACCGTCCACTTCCGCGAACCGGGCGCGCCGACCGACCGGGAGCTGCGGTGGCTCGAGCTGCATGCGCGGCTCGCCGCGAACCTGATCGAGCGCGACCGCGTCGAGGCGGCGCTCCGCGAGAGCGAGCGGCGGTTGGCGGACGAGCTGAAGACCATGACGGCTCTGCATGCCCTCGCCGACCGGCTGCTCTCGATCCAGGACCTCCGGGTCGGGCTGGGAGAGATCCTGGATGCCGCGATCGGGCTGTTCCGGGCCGACCGGGGGACGATCCAGACGCTCGAGACGCGGGGGGATGTCCTGCGGTACGTCGCCTCCCGGGGCTTCGACGAGGCGGCCCTCCGCGACATCCCGCCGATCGACCGGGACTTTCACTCGACGTGCGCCGCCACGATCCGGACCGGAGAGCGGGTGGTCGTGGCCGACCTGCAGTCGGATCCGGAATGGGAGGCCCACGCCCCCACGGCCGCGTCGCTCGGCTACCGGGCCGCGGTCAGCGTCCCGATGAAGACCCGCCGGGACGAGCTGCTCGGGGTGCTGACGGTCCACTTCCGCGAGCCGGGCGCGCCGACCGACCGGGAGCTGCGGTGGCTCGAGCTGCATGCGCGGCTCGCCGCGAACCTGATCGAGCGCGACCGCGTTGAGGCGGCGCTCCGCGAGAGCGAGGAGAAGTACCGCACGCTCTTTGACTCGATGGCTGAGGGCTATCTCGTGGCGGATGTCCTGTTCGACGCGGCCGGAAAGCCGATCGATATCGAGTATGTCGCTTCCAATGCCTCCGCAATCCACATGGTTGGCGTCGATCTCACCGGCCAGCGCCTTCGCGACGTGAGCGCCGCCTACGAAGAATACTGGTACGAAATCTGGGGCCGCGTCGCCGTGACCGGCAAGAGCGAACAGGCGGTTCGCTACGCCTCTCCCGAAAAGATCTGGTACGAGTTCAACGTCTTCAAGCTGGAGCCGGACAATCCGGAAAGCCGCCGGGTGGCGGTGCTGTTCCAGGACGTCACGAGCCGGGTGCGTGCCGACGCCGCGGTGCGCGAGAGCGAGGAGAACTATCGCACGCTCATCGAGCGGATGAGCCAAGGCTACGATGAGTGCGAGATGATTCGCGACGTGAACGGCCGCGCGATCGACTATCGCATCGTCGACATGAATCCGGCGTTCGGGCGCATCATCGGTGTGGACGTCAACACAGCGCGCGGCCGGACGGCGCGCGAGATCATACCCGGCCTGGAGGATGGCTGGGTTGATCTCATGGATGAGGTGGTGCGCTCGGGTGAGGCACGCCGGATCGAAGGCGAGGTGACCTCGCTCGGCAAATGGTTCGACGTCCACCTCTATCCGAAAGCCGACGACCGCTTCGTCGCGATGTTCGAAGACATTACCGAGCGGAAGCGCGCTGAAGCCGTCCTGCGCGAAAGCGAAGCGCTGCAGGCCTACTTGCTTCAATTGAACGACGCGCTGCGTCCGTTGATCGATCCTGAGACAATCCAACTGGAAGCGATGCGCCTTCTTGGCGAGCGGCTCGGTGTCAGCCGCGCGCAGTACTACACGGCCGACGAGACGGGCGAGTATCTCAGCTCCTCCGGCGGCTATACGGACGGCGCCCCTGCCGCCATCGGCCGGTTTCGGCTGATCGAGTTCGGGAAGTACGCCTATGACGGCTTCCATGCGGGCGAAACGCAGGTCGTTTCTGACGCCAGGATCGATCCGCGCATCAGCGAGACCGTTCTGAAGTCCTACGAGACAGTCGGTTTTCTGGCCTATATCGGCGTCCCGTTCGTGCAACGCGGCCGGTTTCTCGGCACCATCGCAGTCCATCAGGCCGGTCCGCGCCAATGGACGGAGTCTGAGCGGATCATGGTTGAGGAGACTGCTGTCCGTGCCGGCATGGCCGTCGAGCAGGCGCGCGCCGAACTGGCGCTGCGCGAGAGCGAGGGGCGGCAATCGTTCCTGCTCCGGCTCAGCGACGCGCTCCGGCCGCTGACCGAGGCCGGGGAGATGGCCGAGGTCGCCGCGAGGATGCTCGGGGAGCATCTGGGCGTTCCGCAGGCGGACTACACCGAGACGAACGGGGATGGCGACGGCAACGGGGCGGTCCGCGCTCCCGTCGATGGGCCGCACGTCGACAGGCCGCACACCCGCGAGTTTGATGGCAACGGGAACGGGCACTCTCCGCGGAGAAGCCAGTTCCGGCCGGAGGAGCTGGGAGAACGGTTTGGGGAGGCGGCCCGGTCCGGGCGGACCGTTGTTGCGAACGATGTCGAGGCCGATTCGACGATCTCCAGGGCGGAGCGGGACCTCCTGGCGGCGGCGGCGATCCGGGCCTATGTGGCGGTTCCACTGCTGCGGGACGGGGAGTGGATGGCGACGCTGACGGTCCACAGTCCGCGGCCGCGGGGGTGGACGCCGGTGGAGGTCGCGCTGGTGGAGGAGACGGCGGAGCGGACGTGGCGGGCCGTCGAGGCCGCGCGTGCGGCGGCGGCGTTTCGCGAACGGTGAAGACCGCTTCCGGATCGCGTTTCGACGTGAAGCAGTCCCCTTCACCCCTTCCTTGTCTTTGGCCGCGAGGACGAGCGGCGAGCCGAGGGGCTCTTGTCGGCGGTTGCGGACGGAGTCGGGATCGCCCGTGATGGACGGCATCGAGGCGTACCGGATGACCTGCGCCCACAAAACCATTCGATTGTCAGGTTTTCGTTTTCGGCGCGGACGGCGGCGGGGGCGGCGCCGGCGGAACTTTTCGGGGTTGTTGGCCTGGAGGAGGCAGATCAGGAGGCGGTCGGAGAACTTGCGTCGGTAGCCGACGATCTTGCGGCCGTAGTAGACCGGTTCGGGGATCCCCTCGAGGGCGATGGCCCGGGCCTCTTCCTCGAGACGCAGGGCGTCGATCCGCTGAATGGTGGCGAAGGCCTGCCGGTAGGCTTCGGAGGCGCGGTGGGCGTTGTAGTGGAGCTCGCGAGAGACCCCCGCTTTGGCGGCGGCGATCCGGACGACGCCGTACGTCTGGTAGGCGGCGAGGAAGGCCTGTTGTTTTGCGGTGAGGGGTTGGGGCATGGCGCGGGTCCGAGGAGCGACTCCGCTCCATCGGCACGGCGGCGGTGCTGCCCGACAGGCCCGCGGAAAAACGGCTCCATTGTCAGGTTGGCCATCCCCGGGGGCGCGCCCGGCCGGACAGACGGGCGGGTGGTTGTCCCCTGATCGATCGGAGCGCCGAAAGGGAACCGGGGTTCGCCCCGCAACAGCGACGCGCGGCCGCAGACGAAGACACGGCCGGGAAGCGGCCCTCTGAGGACATCGAGGCGGCGCCCGGAGCTCCCTCCGGCTCCGAGCAACAGGGCCGCACAACGCGGTGGCCCTGGCCCCCGGCATCAGACGTGTCTGGTCGTCGAAAGCCCGCTTAGGCCGGTCGGGAGCGACTCTGGAAGCGGACAGGACGCCGGGATAAACTGCCGGCGTTGGGCGGGTGGTGGCATTGCTGAGTCTTGGGTCTGTCATGACAGTCACCCAATTCACGAACCTGATTGTCGCCGTCGCGCTGATCGAGATGATGATCACGATCGGACTGGGCGTGACCGTCGGCGAGTTGGCCGACGTGGCCCGGGACTGGCGCCTGACGGCCAAGGCGGCGTGGGGGAACTACGTCTGCGTCCCCGCCGCCACCCTGGCCCTGCTGCTGTGCCGGACGCCCCCCATGACGGCCGCGGGGTTCCTGATCCTGGCGGTCTGCCCCGGGGCTCCCTTCGGACCGCCGATCACGGCGATCGCCAAGGGAAACGTCGCGACCGCCGTCGGCCTGATGGTCCTGCTGGCGGGATCCTCCGCGATCCTGGCCCCCCTGCTCCTGGGCCTGCTCCTTCCCTTTGTGGCGGGCGATCAACAGTTGACCGTCAACCCGCTCGACATGGTGAGGACGCTCCTCGTCACGCAGTTGCTTCCCTTGTGCCTGGGGCTGGCGATCCGAAGCGCCCGCCCTCAACTGGCGGAGCGTCTGCTGAAGCCGGCCAACGCGGCCGGCAAGGTCCTGGTGCTGCTGGCCTGCGGTCTGATCGTCGGGACTCAGTCGGAGATTTTCCTGGGAATCCGCCCGGCGAGTGTCGTGGCGATGCTGGCACTGCTGGCCGCCAGCCTGGGGACCGGCTGGATCCTGGGAGGGCCGGGGCTGGCGAACCGGAAGGCCCTGACGCTGACCACCGCGCTCCGGAACGTGGGGGTCGGGCTCGTGATTGCGACCGGGAGCTTTGCGCGGACATCGGCCGTGACGGCCGTCGTGACCTACGCGGTGTTCGAGATTATCGGTTCATTGCTGCTGGCGATGTGGTGGGGCCGGCAGTCGCCGCGGACGTGAGTTCCGGGAAACGACTGCGGCCCACAGAGTGAGGCGATTCACCGTTCGGGCGGGGGCGACTCCGCTCGCGCGGACACCATTGATGTTCCTCTTCGAGTGCAAGGCAGGTGCAACATGACGGTCGAGCAAGAGCGATTGAAGGACGCGCGCGAACAGACAGCCCCGTGGAAGAAGTGGGGGCCCTATCTGTCTGAACGGCAGTGGGGAACGGTCCGCGAGGACTACAGCGAGAACGGGGACGCCTGGAACTTCTTCACACACGATCAGGCCCGCTCGCGGGCGTATCGCTGGGGGGAAGACGGCCTGGCCGGAATCTCGGATGACCAGCAGCAGCTCTGTTTTGCCCTGGCACTCTGGAACGGCCAGGACGCGATCCTCAAGGAGCGGCTGTTTGGACTCACGAACAGCGAGGGGAACCACGGCGAGGACGTGAAGGAGTACTACTTCTACCTGGACAGCACGCCGACCCACTCGTACATGAAGTACCTCTACAAGTATCCGCAGGCGGCCTTCCCGTATGCTGATCTGGTGGAGACGAACCGGGGCCGCAACCGGAATGAGATGGAGTACGAGCTCCTCGACACGGGAGTCTTCGGGGAAGACCGATACTTCGATGTCTTTGTGGAGTACGCGAAAGCCGGCCCCGAGGACATCCTGGTCAAGATCACGGCCGTCAACCGGGGCCCGGACGCGGCCGATCTCCATCTCCTGCCGACGCTCTGGTTCCGGAACGACTGGTCAAACTGGATTGCGGCATCCAACCGCGCCTCCGAGAAGCCGGAGCTCCGGTTGAGAGAATCCAAGGCGGGGACAAGCGCCGTCGCGGGACGACACCCGAGCGTGGGCGAATTCACGCTCTCCTGCGAGGGGGAGGCGCCGCTGCTCTTTACGGAGAACGAAACGAACCACGAGCGGCTCTTTCCCGGCCAGAAGAACGAGAGCCCGTACGTCAAGGACGGCATCAACAACTGCGTGGTGCAGGGCGATCAGGGCGCGGTCAATCCCCAGTCTCACGGGACCAAGGTCGCCGCCCACTACAAGGTCCGTCTGGACGCGGGACAGACCGCCGTGGTCCGCCTCCGGCTGACCTGCGGGGCCTCCGGCGGGATCGTCGAGCCGTTTGGCGAAGCGTACGAGCGGGTCTTCGCCCAGAGGCTGCGTGAGGCGGATGAATTCTATCGGGCCGTGACCCCGCCCTCCGTCAGCGCCGACGCGGCGAACGTGATGCGTCAGGCGCTGGCCGGGATGCTGTGGAGCAAGCAGTTCTTCTTCTTCGACGGAGACAACTGGCTGGACGAGCATCACTCGAACCCGCTGCATTCCGGCTATCGCGCCTCCCGGAACTCGGAGTGGTTCCACATGCTGAACAAGGACATCATCTCGATGCCCGACAAGTGGGAGTATCCCTGGTACGCGGCCTGGGACCTGGCGTTCCACACGCTGCCGCTCGCCATCGTCGATCCCGACTTTGCCAAGAAGCAGCTGCGGCTGATGCTCAAGGGGGTGTACCAGCACCCGAACGGGCAGCTTCCCGCTTACGAATGGAACTTCAGCGACGTGAACCCGCCCGTTCACGCCTGGGCCACGCTGTTCCTGCATCGCACCGCACAAGCCCTGGGACGGGAAACGGACACGGAGTTCCTCCGCGGGGCGTTCAACAAGCTGACGTTGAACTTCACCTGGTGGACGAACCGGAAGGACCGCTTCGGCAAGAATGTCTTCGAGGGGGGATTCCTCGGCCTCGACAACATCGGCGTGTTCGACCGCAGCGCCCCGCTCCCCACCGGCGGCTACCTCGAACAGGCGGACGGCACGGCCTGGATGGCTCTCTTCAGCCAGAACATGGTGGAACTGGCGGTGGAGCTGGCGGTGGACGATCCCGTGTATGAGGACATGGTCCTCAAGTTCGTCGAGCAGTTCTACTACATCGCGGCGGCGATGAACCGGCCGGGAGCCGAAGGGATGTGGGACGAGGAGGACGGCTTCTACTACGACCTCCTGCGACTCCCCGACGGCACCGCCACGCGGCTCAAGGTCCGTTCCCTGGTGGGGCTGCTGCCGCTGTGCGCCACGACGGTGATCGAGCCCTGGCAGCGGGAACGCATTCCGCGGGCGATGACCGGGCTGATGGAACGCCTGCGGCGCATCCCGGAACTCGCGAAGGCCATGCATCCCACCGGCCCCGGCCACCTGGGGGTCAAGGACCGAGGGATCCTCGCCATCCTGAATCCGGATCGACTGCGCCGCATCCTCACGAAGATGCTCGACGAGAACGAGTTCCTGGGCCCCTACGGCATCCGCTCCATCTCGAAGTTTCACGAGCAGCATCCATACGTCTTTTATGCGAACGGGCAGGAATACCGCGTCGATTACCTCCCCGCGGAGTCGAACACCGGCATGTTCGGCGGCAATTCCAACTGGCGGGGCCCCGTCTGGATGCCGGTCAACGCGATGATCATCCGCGCCCTGCTGCAGTACTACCTCTACTACGGGGACAACTTCCAGATCGAGTGCCCGACTGGTTCGGGAAAGATGATGAACCTGTACCAGGTGAGCCAGGAGCTGTCCGACCGGCTTACCCGGACCTTCCTCCGCAACGAACAGGGGCGGCGTCCGGTGTACGGCGGCACGGAGAAGTTCCAGTCCGATCCCCACTGGCGCGACTACCTGCAGTTCTTCGAGTACTTCCACGCCGACAACGGGGCGGGACTCGGAGCCAGCCACCAGACCGGCTGGACGGGCCTCGTTGCCAAGTTCATCGAACTCTTCGGTCTTCTGGATGCGAAGCGGGCGCTGGAGGGGGGCAAGATGACCGCCTTCCGTAAAGCGACATAGGGGCGTTGAGTCTTCGAAACGCCCGCTGCGAGACCGCGCGGGCATGGAAGAGACGCCTGGAGTTCTCTCCTGCTGCAAGGCGCGCATGGCCACGAACGCTGTGGCCATGCCCCCCTGCCGTTCGGGCGGGGACCACTTTGCGGGCAACCCCCACGCCGACGACCGCGGAGAATGGACGGTCCGGGCGAGAAACCGGAATCCATGGTGGCAGACAATGACAATGACAATGACAATGACAATGACTCGTTGAACGCCCGGCGAACCTCGTGCGGGGCCATCGACGTCCGACGTTCGAGGCCAGCCATGGACGAGATGCCGGATAAGGAGTTGCGATTCTCTCACCGGATGAAGAGAGACAGTGCCAGCCTGGCGGTCCGTTGGCGGTCGACGCTGGACTCGATGGATGCGATCCACGACCGGCTCGCGGACCTGTTGGAGAGAGCCTCCGTCCGCGTCCTGGAGACAGACGCGGTCGTCTACGCGATCGACCAGTTTCTCAAAGAGCAGGCGATCGATCGAGATCGACGGGGGGCCGGGAAGGATGCCCGCGGCTCGAAGGGGGCATGAAAGCGTGGCGCCGGGGGAGGCCGGGTGGCATGCCCACGGGTCTTCACGGGCATCGAGGAGAC of Planctomyces sp. SH-PL14 contains these proteins:
- a CDS encoding bile acid:sodium symporter family protein encodes the protein MTVTQFTNLIVAVALIEMMITIGLGVTVGELADVARDWRLTAKAAWGNYVCVPAATLALLLCRTPPMTAAGFLILAVCPGAPFGPPITAIAKGNVATAVGLMVLLAGSSAILAPLLLGLLLPFVAGDQQLTVNPLDMVRTLLVTQLLPLCLGLAIRSARPQLAERLLKPANAAGKVLVLLACGLIVGTQSEIFLGIRPASVVAMLALLAASLGTGWILGGPGLANRKALTLTTALRNVGVGLVIATGSFARTSAVTAVVTYAVFEIIGSLLLAMWWGRQSPRT
- a CDS encoding MGH1-like glycoside hydrolase domain-containing protein → MTVEQERLKDAREQTAPWKKWGPYLSERQWGTVREDYSENGDAWNFFTHDQARSRAYRWGEDGLAGISDDQQQLCFALALWNGQDAILKERLFGLTNSEGNHGEDVKEYYFYLDSTPTHSYMKYLYKYPQAAFPYADLVETNRGRNRNEMEYELLDTGVFGEDRYFDVFVEYAKAGPEDILVKITAVNRGPDAADLHLLPTLWFRNDWSNWIAASNRASEKPELRLRESKAGTSAVAGRHPSVGEFTLSCEGEAPLLFTENETNHERLFPGQKNESPYVKDGINNCVVQGDQGAVNPQSHGTKVAAHYKVRLDAGQTAVVRLRLTCGASGGIVEPFGEAYERVFAQRLREADEFYRAVTPPSVSADAANVMRQALAGMLWSKQFFFFDGDNWLDEHHSNPLHSGYRASRNSEWFHMLNKDIISMPDKWEYPWYAAWDLAFHTLPLAIVDPDFAKKQLRLMLKGVYQHPNGQLPAYEWNFSDVNPPVHAWATLFLHRTAQALGRETDTEFLRGAFNKLTLNFTWWTNRKDRFGKNVFEGGFLGLDNIGVFDRSAPLPTGGYLEQADGTAWMALFSQNMVELAVELAVDDPVYEDMVLKFVEQFYYIAAAMNRPGAEGMWDEEDGFYYDLLRLPDGTATRLKVRSLVGLLPLCATTVIEPWQRERIPRAMTGLMERLRRIPELAKAMHPTGPGHLGVKDRGILAILNPDRLRRILTKMLDENEFLGPYGIRSISKFHEQHPYVFYANGQEYRVDYLPAESNTGMFGGNSNWRGPVWMPVNAMIIRALLQYYLYYGDNFQIECPTGSGKMMNLYQVSQELSDRLTRTFLRNEQGRRPVYGGTEKFQSDPHWRDYLQFFEYFHADNGAGLGASHQTGWTGLVAKFIELFGLLDAKRALEGGKMTAFRKAT